A stretch of the Mycobacterium shigaense genome encodes the following:
- a CDS encoding arabinosyltransferase domain-containing protein, with translation MSVIGQEQPAAARARDDVRVTRWVATVAGLIGFVLSVATPLLPVVQTTALLNWPQNGQLNSVTAPLISLSPVDVTASVPCAAVRGLPADGGVVLSTAPKKGKDAALNALFVVASSKRVDVTDRNVVIASVSREQADSAQCQHIDITSTRAGTFATFVGLTDPAGKPLGGGFADPNLRPQIVGVFTDLTGPTPPGLKFSATIDTRFSTTPTTLKLLAMVGAIASTIASLVALWRLDQLDGRRMHRWIPTRWKKFTLTDATVIFGFVLWHVIGANSSDDGYILGMARVADRAGYMSNYFRWFGGPEDPFGWYYNLLALMTHVSDASLWIRLPDLVAGLLCWLLLSREVLPRLGPGVTGSRAANWAAGLVLLTAWMPFNNGLRPEGIIALGSLVTYVLIERSMRYSRLTPAALAVVTAAFTLGVQPTGLIAVAALIAGGRPILRILVKRHRLVGTWPLVAPMLAAGFVILTVVFADQTLSTVLEATRIRTDIGPSQAWYTENLRYYYLILPTVDGSLSRRFGFLITALCLFTAVFIMLRRTRVPGVARGPAWRLMGVIFGTMFFLMFTPTKWVHHFGLFAAVGAAMAALTTVLVSPKVLGWSRNRMAFLAAVLFVLALCFATTNGWWYVSSYGVPFNSSMPKIGGITISAIFFALFAIVAGYAAYLHFASRDHGEGRLARALTAAPVPVAAGFMALVFIGSMVAGIVRQYPTYSNAWDNLREFSGGCGLADDVLVEPDSNAGFMPPLLGNPGPWSPLGPLGGVNPTGFSPNGIPDRTLAEAVRETAVPQPGTDYDWYGPTKLTTPGINGSLLPLPYGLDPNRVPVAGSYTTGPQQQSRLTSAWYQLPKPDAGHPLVVVTAAGTIAGNSILHHHTSGQTVELEYGRPGPGDAVLPAGRIVPYDLYGEQPKVWRNLRYPRSQIPADAVAVRVVAEDLSLTADDWIAVTPPRVPELRSLQEYVGSKQPVLMDWAVGLAFPCQQPMLHVNGVTDIPNFRITPDYNAKKQDTDTWQDGVNGGLLGITDLLLRAHVMSTYLSHDWGRDWGSLRKFETIADARPAELDLGTATRTGWWSPGQIRIKP, from the coding sequence GTGAGCGTCATCGGCCAAGAACAACCGGCCGCCGCCCGCGCCCGCGACGACGTGCGCGTCACCCGGTGGGTCGCCACGGTCGCCGGGCTGATCGGCTTCGTCTTGTCCGTGGCGACCCCCCTGCTGCCGGTGGTGCAGACGACCGCGCTGCTGAACTGGCCGCAGAACGGCCAGCTGAACAGCGTTACCGCGCCACTCATTTCGTTGAGCCCCGTCGACGTGACGGCCAGCGTGCCGTGCGCGGCGGTGCGCGGTCTGCCGGCCGACGGCGGGGTCGTGCTGAGCACGGCGCCCAAGAAGGGCAAGGATGCCGCGCTGAACGCCTTGTTCGTCGTGGCGAGCAGCAAACGCGTCGACGTCACCGACCGCAACGTGGTGATCGCGAGCGTGTCGCGCGAGCAGGCGGACTCCGCGCAGTGCCAGCACATCGACATAACCTCCACGCGGGCAGGCACTTTCGCCACCTTCGTCGGCCTGACCGACCCGGCGGGCAAGCCGCTCGGCGGCGGTTTCGCCGACCCCAACCTGCGGCCGCAGATCGTCGGGGTCTTCACCGACCTGACCGGGCCGACGCCGCCGGGGCTGAAATTCTCGGCCACCATCGACACCCGGTTCTCCACCACGCCAACCACATTGAAGCTGCTGGCGATGGTGGGCGCCATCGCGTCCACCATCGCCTCACTGGTCGCGTTGTGGCGACTGGACCAGCTCGACGGCCGCCGGATGCACCGCTGGATCCCGACGCGCTGGAAGAAGTTCACCCTCACCGACGCCACCGTGATTTTCGGGTTCGTGCTGTGGCATGTGATCGGTGCGAACTCCTCCGACGACGGCTACATCCTGGGCATGGCCCGTGTCGCCGACCGCGCCGGCTACATGTCGAACTACTTCCGCTGGTTCGGCGGCCCGGAGGACCCGTTCGGCTGGTACTACAACCTGTTGGCGCTGATGACCCACGTCAGCGACGCCAGCCTGTGGATCCGGCTGCCCGATCTGGTTGCCGGGCTGCTGTGCTGGCTGCTGCTGTCACGCGAGGTGCTTCCCCGGCTCGGGCCGGGTGTCACGGGCAGCAGGGCGGCCAACTGGGCCGCGGGCCTGGTGTTGCTGACCGCCTGGATGCCGTTCAACAACGGTCTGCGGCCCGAGGGCATCATCGCGCTCGGTTCGCTGGTCACCTATGTGCTCATCGAGCGGTCCATGCGGTACAGCCGGCTGACTCCGGCGGCGTTGGCGGTGGTGACCGCGGCCTTCACCCTGGGCGTACAACCCACCGGGCTGATCGCGGTGGCCGCACTGATCGCCGGTGGCCGACCGATCCTGCGGATCCTGGTCAAGCGGCATCGCCTGGTCGGAACGTGGCCGCTGGTGGCCCCGATGCTGGCCGCCGGTTTCGTCATCCTCACCGTGGTGTTCGCCGACCAGACACTGTCAACGGTGTTGGAAGCCACCAGGATTCGCACCGATATCGGACCGAGCCAGGCCTGGTACACCGAGAACCTGCGCTACTACTACCTGATCCTGCCGACGGTCGACGGCTCGCTGTCGCGCCGGTTCGGCTTTTTGATCACCGCGCTGTGCCTGTTCACCGCGGTGTTCATCATGTTGCGCCGCACGCGAGTTCCGGGCGTCGCCCGCGGACCGGCGTGGCGGCTGATGGGCGTCATCTTCGGCACCATGTTCTTCCTGATGTTCACTCCCACCAAGTGGGTGCATCACTTCGGGCTGTTCGCCGCGGTGGGCGCGGCGATGGCCGCGCTGACGACGGTGCTGGTATCGCCGAAGGTACTCGGCTGGTCCCGCAACCGGATGGCGTTCCTGGCGGCGGTGTTGTTCGTGCTGGCGCTGTGCTTCGCCACCACCAACGGTTGGTGGTACGTGTCCAGCTACGGCGTGCCGTTCAACAGCTCGATGCCGAAGATCGGCGGAATCACCATCAGCGCAATCTTTTTCGCGCTCTTCGCGATTGTTGCCGGCTACGCCGCCTATCTGCATTTCGCGTCGCGCGACCACGGCGAGGGCCGGCTCGCGCGGGCACTCACGGCGGCGCCAGTCCCGGTCGCGGCCGGATTCATGGCACTGGTGTTCATCGGGTCGATGGTGGCCGGAATCGTGCGCCAGTACCCCACCTACTCCAACGCCTGGGACAACCTGCGCGAGTTCAGCGGAGGCTGCGGCCTGGCCGACGACGTGCTCGTCGAGCCGGACAGCAACGCCGGGTTCATGCCGCCCCTACTGGGCAACCCGGGTCCGTGGAGCCCCTTGGGCCCGCTGGGCGGCGTCAACCCAACAGGCTTCAGCCCCAACGGTATTCCGGACCGGACCCTGGCCGAAGCGGTCCGGGAGACGGCGGTGCCCCAGCCCGGCACCGACTACGACTGGTACGGCCCGACGAAGCTGACCACGCCGGGCATCAACGGCTCGCTGCTGCCGCTGCCCTATGGTCTCGACCCCAACCGGGTCCCGGTGGCGGGCAGCTACACGACCGGTCCGCAGCAACAGAGCAGGCTGACCTCCGCGTGGTATCAGCTGCCGAAGCCCGACGCGGGGCATCCCCTGGTGGTAGTGACGGCTGCGGGCACCATCGCCGGCAACAGCATCCTGCACCACCACACCAGCGGGCAGACCGTCGAACTGGAATACGGGCGGCCCGGTCCCGGCGACGCGGTGCTGCCGGCCGGCCGCATCGTGCCCTACGACCTGTACGGGGAGCAGCCCAAGGTGTGGCGGAACCTGCGCTACCCGCGCTCGCAGATTCCCGCCGACGCGGTCGCGGTACGGGTGGTCGCCGAGGACCTGTCCCTGACGGCGGACGACTGGATCGCGGTGACCCCGCCGCGGGTACCGGAGCTGCGGTCGCTGCAGGAGTACGTCGGCTCCAAACAGCCGGTCCTGATGGACTGGGCGGTCGGCCTGGCATTCCCGTGCCAGCAGCCGATGCTGCACGTCAATGGCGTCACCGACATCCCGAACTTTCGCATCACCCCCGACTACAACGCCAAGAAGCAGGACACCGACACCTGGCAGGACGGCGTCAACGGCGGCCTGCTCGGCATCACCGACCTGTTGCTACGGGCCCACGTGATGTCGACCTATCTGTCGCATGACTGGGGCCGCGACTGGGGGTCGCTACGTAAATTCGAGACGATCGCCGATGCGCGGCCGGCCGAACTCGACCTGGGCACCGCGACCCGCACCGGCTGGTGGTCACCGGGGCAGATCCGCATCAAGCCTTAA
- a CDS encoding FHA domain-containing protein — MTAASEAGQHTPRRREATLDVKTGALPAQSHPRVDGVFDTSIAVAQAAVDEMGTLAAGSAVLVVKRGPNAGSQFRLDKPIVSAGRHPASDIFLDDITVSRRHAEFRREQGKFQVVDLGSLNNTYVNREPVDAATLADGDEIQIGNFRLGFFTGSAAERA; from the coding sequence ATGACGGCAGCCAGCGAGGCCGGACAGCACACCCCGCGCCGACGAGAGGCAACCCTCGACGTCAAGACCGGGGCGCTGCCCGCTCAGTCACATCCCCGGGTCGACGGCGTGTTCGACACATCGATTGCTGTCGCGCAAGCGGCGGTGGACGAAATGGGAACTCTGGCTGCCGGGTCCGCCGTGCTGGTGGTGAAGCGGGGCCCCAACGCCGGATCTCAGTTCCGGTTGGATAAGCCCATCGTTTCGGCGGGCCGCCATCCCGCCAGCGATATCTTTCTCGACGACATCACCGTCAGCCGCAGGCACGCCGAATTCCGAAGGGAGCAAGGCAAATTCCAGGTGGTCGACCTCGGCAGCCTGAACAACACCTACGTCAACCGTGAACCCGTCGATGCGGCGACGCTGGCCGACGGCGACGAGATTCAAATCGGCAACTTCCGCTTAGGATTCTTCACCGGCTCGGCAGCGGAGCGGGCATGA
- a CDS encoding Crp/Fnr family transcriptional regulator — protein sequence MTTGSGGQGVAPVAGVGSPDQTIAKGSLLHRIDAATTAELLEQLNPTQFASKRQIFAQGDPGDRVYIIVSGTVKISLRGPGGRTNLRAILGPSDIFGELAVFDPGPRSCTATAITDVRVLWLDRAALRGWMMRRPVIAEQLLQVLAGRLRTTEDEWVELVSCDVASRVARQLLSLAGRFGVREGAALRLTHELTQDELAQLVGADRASVNKALRDFTTRGWISVDDKSILIVDPGALASQPGTGDRPGTPPRRRRRALRATA from the coding sequence ATGACCACCGGGTCCGGCGGGCAGGGCGTTGCACCCGTCGCGGGCGTGGGCTCCCCGGACCAGACCATCGCCAAGGGGAGTCTGTTGCATCGGATCGACGCCGCCACCACGGCCGAACTCCTCGAGCAGTTGAATCCGACCCAATTCGCGTCCAAGCGGCAGATTTTCGCCCAGGGTGATCCCGGTGACCGGGTCTACATCATCGTTTCGGGCACGGTCAAGATCAGTCTGCGCGGCCCCGGCGGACGCACGAATCTTCGCGCCATTCTGGGGCCATCGGACATCTTCGGCGAGCTGGCGGTGTTCGATCCCGGCCCGCGCAGCTGCACCGCCACCGCGATCACCGACGTTCGCGTGCTGTGGTTGGACCGCGCGGCGCTGCGAGGCTGGATGATGCGCCGGCCGGTGATCGCAGAACAGTTGCTGCAGGTGCTGGCCGGGCGGCTACGCACCACGGAGGACGAGTGGGTCGAACTCGTCTCTTGCGATGTCGCCAGCCGCGTTGCCAGACAGTTGCTTTCGCTGGCAGGGCGATTCGGTGTCCGCGAGGGCGCCGCCCTGCGGCTGACACATGAGCTCACCCAAGACGAGTTGGCGCAACTTGTCGGAGCCGACCGAGCGTCGGTCAACAAGGCGCTTCGCGATTTCACCACCCGCGGGTGGATCAGCGTTGACGACAAGAGCATCCTGATAGTCGACCCGGGCGCGCTGGCCAGCCAGCCCGGCACCGGCGACCGGCCAGGTACCCCGCCGCGGCGCCGGCGGCGCGCCCTGCGCGCCACCGCATGA
- a CDS encoding acyl-CoA dehydrogenase family protein, which produces MTDYDAEAVDRLPFCTTEKAQRYRTDNYRGAVGLNWYSSDPTLQFTMAYYLRPDELAVVEPHLASIGALMGGPVARWADEADRNPPRLERYDRWGHDISQVVMPPSFTQSKSAILEAQQALRADARAAKVSSGLALFASNYLLDQADIGMGCALGTGGGMVQSLVAAYAPADVREHVLAKFDSGEWAGETAQLLTERTGGSDLGALETTATRAGDAWLLNGFKWFASNCAGEAFVVLAKPEGASDSSRGVANFLVLRTRRDGSRNGVRVRRLKDKLGTRSVASGEVEFVDAEAFLLSGAPSGPDAQSGPSDGKGLGRMMELTNAARLGIALFALGNARRALVESLCYARQRHAFGGALVDKPLMRRKLAELIVDVEAAQAMVFDGTGAANHRQPRSLRQRIAVPVTKLRVCRLGITAASDAIEIHGGNGYIETWPVARLLRDAQVNTIWEGPDNILCLDVRRGIEKTRAHEILLARMHDAVSVSDDTGDGGQTTALVARRIEGLDAAITAWTKLDGAVAEARLFPLAQFMGDVYAGALLTEQAAWERAERGGQRKALVARLYAQRHLAERGPLRGIDADSDEALDRFDELVDGALVP; this is translated from the coding sequence ATGACCGACTATGACGCGGAGGCCGTGGACCGATTGCCCTTCTGCACCACGGAAAAGGCGCAGCGCTACCGGACCGACAACTATCGCGGCGCGGTGGGCCTCAATTGGTACAGCAGCGATCCCACCCTGCAGTTCACCATGGCCTACTATTTGCGGCCCGACGAATTAGCGGTCGTGGAGCCACATTTGGCGAGCATCGGCGCGCTGATGGGCGGCCCGGTCGCGCGCTGGGCCGACGAGGCCGACCGCAACCCGCCACGCCTGGAGCGCTACGACCGGTGGGGACACGACATCAGCCAGGTCGTCATGCCCCCGTCCTTCACGCAGTCCAAGAGCGCCATCCTGGAGGCTCAGCAGGCGCTGCGCGCCGACGCGCGGGCGGCGAAAGTGAGCTCGGGGCTGGCGTTGTTCGCGTCGAACTATCTACTCGATCAGGCCGACATCGGGATGGGCTGCGCGCTTGGCACCGGCGGCGGCATGGTCCAGTCGCTGGTAGCCGCGTACGCGCCCGCCGATGTGCGCGAGCACGTGCTGGCCAAGTTCGACTCCGGCGAATGGGCCGGCGAGACGGCGCAGCTGCTGACCGAACGCACCGGCGGCTCCGACCTGGGAGCACTCGAGACGACCGCAACCCGCGCCGGGGACGCATGGCTGCTGAACGGCTTCAAGTGGTTCGCGTCGAACTGCGCCGGGGAGGCATTTGTCGTTCTCGCCAAACCCGAAGGCGCCTCGGACTCTTCGCGCGGCGTCGCTAATTTCCTGGTGCTGCGCACCCGCCGCGACGGCTCGCGCAACGGGGTGCGGGTGCGCCGGCTCAAGGACAAGCTCGGCACCCGATCGGTCGCCTCCGGGGAGGTCGAGTTCGTCGACGCCGAGGCGTTTCTGCTGTCCGGCGCGCCGAGCGGCCCCGACGCCCAAAGCGGGCCGTCCGACGGCAAGGGGCTGGGCCGGATGATGGAGCTGACCAACGCCGCCCGCCTGGGGATCGCCTTGTTCGCCCTCGGCAACGCGCGGCGCGCGCTGGTCGAGTCGCTGTGTTACGCGCGGCAACGGCACGCGTTCGGCGGGGCACTGGTCGACAAGCCGCTGATGCGCCGCAAGCTGGCCGAGCTGATCGTCGACGTGGAGGCGGCGCAGGCAATGGTTTTCGACGGCACCGGCGCCGCCAACCACCGCCAGCCGCGGAGCCTGCGGCAGCGCATCGCCGTGCCGGTCACCAAGCTGCGAGTCTGCCGGCTGGGCATCACCGCCGCGTCGGACGCCATCGAGATCCATGGCGGCAACGGCTACATCGAAACCTGGCCGGTAGCAAGGCTTTTGCGCGACGCGCAGGTCAACACGATCTGGGAAGGGCCAGACAACATCCTGTGCCTGGACGTGCGGCGCGGCATCGAGAAAACCCGGGCGCACGAGATACTGCTGGCGCGGATGCACGACGCGGTGTCGGTGTCAGACGACACCGGGGATGGCGGGCAGACCACCGCGCTGGTGGCCCGCCGCATCGAGGGCTTGGACGCCGCGATCACGGCCTGGACGAAACTCGACGGAGCCGTCGCCGAGGCCCGGTTGTTTCCGTTGGCGCAATTCATGGGCGACGTCTACGCGGGCGCATTGCTGACCGAGCAGGCCGCCTGGGAGCGCGCCGAGCGCGGGGGTCAGCGCAAGGCGCTCGTCGCGCGCCTCTACGCGCAGCGCCACCTCGCCGAGCGTGGGCCGCTGCGCGGCATCGACGCCGACTCCGACGAGGCACTGGACCGATTCGATGAGCTGGTGGACGGGGCGCTGGTGCCCTAG
- a CDS encoding helix-turn-helix domain-containing protein, whose translation MHSKELDSWEFGRTVRHWRDRVAPAAAGVPVGRRRRPAGLRREELAALAGISVDYLTRLEQGRAT comes from the coding sequence ATGCACAGTAAAGAGCTGGATTCGTGGGAGTTCGGGCGTACGGTCCGGCACTGGCGCGACCGCGTGGCACCCGCGGCGGCCGGCGTGCCGGTTGGCCGGCGCCGGCGCCCCGCCGGGCTGCGTCGCGAAGAGCTTGCCGCACTGGCCGGTATCTCCGTGGACTACCTGACCCGACTCGAACAGGGCCGGGCCACCTGA
- a CDS encoding MmyB family transcriptional regulator, with amino-acid sequence MQRLLDRHAHTPVAVFDASWTLLVANAPYDALMGPTTSWRGNARNSLWRNLVSPGTHAVHTPDEHAAFEAGLVADLRLTAARYPADQRLKQLIGDLSAHSSRFVELWKSWRRAATPGLRAPQADDHPVVGRLTLDCDTLIVAADDIRIMIYTAEPDTDDAERLALAIILGTQALTSP; translated from the coding sequence GTGCAACGCCTGCTTGATCGACACGCGCACACGCCCGTCGCGGTATTCGACGCCAGCTGGACACTGCTCGTTGCCAACGCCCCCTACGACGCGCTGATGGGACCAACCACGTCCTGGCGCGGAAACGCGCGAAACAGCCTGTGGCGCAACCTCGTCAGCCCGGGCACGCACGCCGTGCACACCCCCGACGAGCACGCGGCGTTTGAGGCTGGGCTCGTTGCGGACCTGCGCCTCACGGCCGCCAGGTATCCCGCCGATCAGCGGCTGAAACAGCTGATCGGTGACCTTTCCGCGCACAGCTCGCGGTTTGTCGAGCTTTGGAAGTCTTGGCGTCGCGCAGCCACGCCAGGACTTCGGGCGCCGCAAGCTGACGATCATCCCGTCGTCGGCCGCCTCACGCTGGACTGCGACACCCTCATCGTCGCTGCCGACGACATTCGCATCATGATCTACACCGCCGAACCCGATACCGACGACGCCGAGCGCCTCGCTCTCGCAATCATTCTGGGCACTCAGGCGCTGACGTCCCCGTGA
- a CDS encoding cyclopropane mycolic acid synthase family methyltransferase, which translates to MTDELTPHFEDVQAHYDLSDDFFRLFLDPTQMYTCAYWLGGEDMTLEQAQIAKIDLSLSKLGLQPGMTLLDLGCGWGAAMMRAIEKYDVNVVGITLSKNQVAHVEQLFAASDSPRSKRVLLEGWERFHDPVDRIVAIGPFEHVGYDRYDAFFERTYELLPKGGTMLLHTITVLSEKEIIESGLPLTPAIVEFSDFMKTEIFPGGYLPTIDMVQQFSAKAGFKLKRRQSLQRHYAKTLDVWAAGLQAHKAEAIEIQSEKIYDMYMKYLTGCANLFRKGYTDLNQFTLRK; encoded by the coding sequence ATGACCGATGAGCTGACGCCGCATTTCGAGGACGTGCAGGCGCACTACGACCTCTCCGACGACTTCTTCCGCCTGTTCCTCGACCCCACCCAGATGTACACGTGCGCCTACTGGCTAGGCGGCGAGGACATGACCCTAGAACAGGCGCAGATCGCCAAGATCGACCTGTCGCTGAGCAAGCTGGGCTTGCAGCCGGGCATGACGCTGCTGGACCTCGGCTGCGGCTGGGGCGCGGCGATGATGCGGGCCATCGAGAAATATGACGTCAACGTCGTCGGCATCACGCTGTCCAAGAACCAGGTCGCCCACGTCGAGCAGCTGTTCGCCGCCTCGGACAGCCCACGGTCCAAGCGGGTGCTGCTGGAGGGCTGGGAGCGGTTTCACGACCCGGTGGACCGGATCGTCGCGATCGGCCCGTTCGAACACGTCGGCTACGACCGCTACGACGCCTTCTTCGAACGAACGTACGAGCTGTTGCCGAAGGGCGGCACGATGCTGCTGCACACGATCACCGTCCTGTCGGAGAAGGAGATCATCGAGTCCGGCTTGCCGCTCACTCCCGCGATCGTCGAATTCAGCGACTTCATGAAAACCGAGATCTTCCCCGGCGGCTACCTGCCGACCATCGACATGGTGCAGCAGTTCTCGGCGAAGGCCGGGTTCAAGCTGAAGCGCCGCCAATCGCTGCAGCGGCATTACGCCAAGACGCTGGACGTGTGGGCCGCGGGCCTGCAGGCGCACAAGGCCGAGGCCATCGAGATCCAGTCCGAAAAGATCTACGACATGTACATGAAGTACCTGACCGGTTGCGCGAACCTCTTCCGCAAGGGCTACACCGACCTCAACCAGTTCACCCTGCGGAAGTAG
- a CDS encoding acyl-CoA carboxylase subunit beta, whose product MPASGQAPVVHSTAEKLAELRARLELAKEPGGEKAAAKRDAKGIPSARSRVHALVDPGTFLEVGALAKTPNDPNALYGDGCITGHALIDGRPVGVFSHDQTVFQGTVGEMFGRKVARLMEWCAMVGCPIIGIQDSGGARIQDAVTSLAWYAELGRRHEALSGLVPQISLIFGKCAGGAVYSPIQDDLLVSVRDQGYFFVTGPDVIREVTGEDVTLDELGGSDAQARYGNIHQVVDSEAEAFQYVRDFLSFLPSSCFAAPPIINPGLEPEITPTDLELDAIVPDSDNAAYDMHEILLRIFDDGDFLEVAAQHGPAIITGYARVDGRPVGVVANQPMYLAGSIDNEASDKAARFIRFCDAFEIPLVFVVDTPGFLPGAEQERNGIIKRGGRFLYAVVEADVPKVTITIRKSYGGAYAVMGSRQLTADFNFAWPTARIAVIGAEGAAQLLMKRFPDPTTPEAQQIKKDFIEGYNLNMAIPWTAAERGFIDAVIDPHETRLLIRKSLKLLRDKQLWFRVARKHGLIPV is encoded by the coding sequence GTGCCGGCTTCTGGGCAAGCACCCGTTGTTCACAGCACCGCCGAGAAGCTGGCCGAGCTCCGCGCTCGCCTGGAACTCGCCAAGGAGCCCGGCGGCGAGAAAGCGGCCGCTAAGCGCGACGCGAAGGGCATCCCCAGCGCCCGGTCCCGCGTCCACGCGCTGGTCGATCCGGGCACCTTCCTCGAGGTCGGGGCGCTGGCCAAAACCCCGAACGACCCCAACGCGCTCTACGGCGACGGGTGCATCACCGGCCACGCCTTGATCGACGGCCGCCCGGTCGGGGTGTTCTCGCACGACCAGACCGTCTTCCAGGGCACTGTCGGCGAGATGTTCGGCCGCAAGGTCGCACGGCTGATGGAGTGGTGCGCGATGGTCGGGTGCCCCATCATCGGCATCCAGGACTCGGGCGGTGCCCGCATCCAGGACGCGGTCACCTCGCTGGCGTGGTACGCCGAGCTGGGCCGCCGCCACGAGGCGCTGTCCGGGCTGGTGCCGCAGATCTCCCTGATCTTCGGCAAATGCGCTGGGGGAGCGGTGTATTCGCCGATCCAGGACGATCTGCTCGTCTCGGTGCGCGACCAGGGCTACTTCTTCGTCACCGGACCCGACGTGATCCGGGAGGTCACGGGTGAGGACGTCACCCTCGACGAGCTCGGTGGCTCCGACGCGCAGGCCCGCTACGGCAACATCCATCAGGTGGTGGACTCCGAGGCCGAGGCGTTCCAGTACGTGCGGGACTTCCTGTCCTTCCTGCCGTCCAGCTGCTTCGCCGCCCCGCCGATCATCAATCCGGGGCTGGAGCCGGAGATCACGCCGACCGATCTGGAGCTCGACGCGATCGTGCCGGACTCCGACAACGCGGCCTACGACATGCACGAGATCCTGTTGCGCATCTTCGACGATGGCGACTTCCTCGAGGTCGCCGCGCAGCACGGACCGGCCATCATCACCGGGTACGCCCGGGTCGACGGGCGCCCGGTCGGCGTGGTGGCCAACCAGCCCATGTACTTGGCCGGGTCGATCGACAACGAGGCCTCCGACAAGGCCGCCCGCTTCATCCGGTTCTGCGATGCCTTCGAGATCCCGCTGGTGTTCGTGGTGGATACCCCGGGGTTCCTGCCCGGGGCCGAGCAGGAGCGCAACGGCATCATCAAGCGCGGCGGGCGATTCCTGTACGCGGTGGTCGAAGCCGATGTGCCCAAGGTGACGATCACCATCCGCAAGTCCTACGGCGGCGCCTACGCCGTGATGGGATCGCGGCAGTTGACGGCGGACTTCAACTTCGCCTGGCCGACCGCGCGCATCGCGGTAATCGGCGCCGAGGGCGCGGCCCAGCTGTTAATGAAGCGGTTCCCGGATCCGACGACGCCCGAGGCGCAGCAGATCAAGAAGGACTTCATCGAGGGCTACAACCTGAACATGGCGATCCCGTGGACCGCCGCCGAGCGCGGGTTCATCGACGCGGTCATCGACCCGCACGAAACTCGGCTGCTGATCCGTAAGTCGCTGAAGTTGTTGCGCGACAAGCAGTTATGGTTCCGCGTGGCGCGCAAGCACGGGCTGATCCCCGTCTAG